The following proteins are co-located in the Brevibacillus laterosporus DSM 25 genome:
- a CDS encoding ABC transporter substrate-binding protein has product MYILDDFIRFRTELNHIPLKEPVSISLEQIATLLCCTTRNSKFILQKWIALQWIAWIPGRGRGNRSQLSFLAEPDELVISHAQQMIYSGQVAEALSLIQKYTITLPKANERFQRWFRGQFGLQWEREQGKRIETLRLPLGEPLAIVDPIHAYLRSECHISQHICEMLLRYNKTSGSMEPHLAYHIEKNESGDRWTIFLRKGVLFHHGREMLASDVIFSLNRLARENSPYQWLTWEIREMIQHDDRVIEIRLTGPHHLFDRYLGNEHLAIVPKDYVEQVGEDFARMPIGTGPFKLIRNDDGLVILEAFESYFGIRPHLDRVQFINLQTKADEIEMKTTYGMWYEMDEVEQKEESHREDWQRVTSDDWCVQYLSCNQRKSGPITSLSFRRALQLILSPEQMLHELGGARHEIATCFASWRRDSLFLEESERQSDLCLSERVHLLLQQSNYQGEAVRLHTFTDQDHVEDCEWIKEQCAMYGINIENHYYTVSELLQPITIEQADFIHDSATIGDDTELSLLEVFLSHNSFVYSHVKDEDRQKIKIAITHLQSLSSGVDRRKAITKIEQMLQQQIAYLPLYRNRIGLVVDPRLRGIRVNRQGHVDYRTLWYKDMS; this is encoded by the coding sequence TGTACCACTCGAAATAGTAAGTTCATTTTGCAAAAATGGATTGCTCTTCAATGGATTGCTTGGATACCTGGTAGAGGAAGAGGAAATCGTTCACAGCTTTCCTTTCTAGCTGAGCCAGACGAACTAGTAATTAGCCATGCACAACAGATGATTTATTCAGGGCAGGTAGCAGAGGCATTGTCACTCATACAAAAATATACGATTACTCTGCCAAAAGCTAATGAGAGATTTCAGCGTTGGTTTCGAGGGCAATTTGGATTGCAGTGGGAAAGGGAACAGGGTAAAAGGATCGAGACCTTGCGTCTGCCTCTAGGTGAACCATTAGCTATAGTTGACCCTATCCATGCATACCTACGCTCAGAGTGCCATATCAGTCAGCATATTTGTGAAATGCTGCTTCGCTATAATAAGACGTCGGGTAGTATGGAACCTCATTTGGCCTATCATATCGAAAAAAATGAATCTGGGGACCGTTGGACGATTTTTTTGCGCAAAGGGGTCTTGTTTCACCACGGGCGAGAAATGCTAGCAAGCGATGTAATTTTCAGCCTTAATCGATTAGCAAGGGAGAATTCCCCTTATCAATGGCTAACGTGGGAAATAAGAGAGATGATCCAGCATGATGATCGTGTTATTGAAATAAGGCTCACAGGTCCTCACCATTTATTTGATCGCTATCTAGGGAATGAACATCTTGCTATTGTGCCTAAGGATTATGTAGAGCAAGTAGGTGAGGATTTTGCAAGGATGCCGATAGGAACGGGGCCATTTAAACTTATTCGAAACGATGATGGTCTGGTCATACTAGAAGCGTTTGAAAGTTATTTCGGTATTAGGCCTCATCTCGATCGTGTGCAATTTATTAATTTGCAAACAAAAGCTGATGAAATCGAAATGAAAACCACATATGGCATGTGGTATGAAATGGATGAAGTAGAGCAAAAAGAAGAGAGTCACAGGGAGGATTGGCAAAGGGTAACAAGCGATGATTGGTGTGTTCAGTACTTGAGCTGCAATCAGCGAAAATCAGGACCAATTACTTCTCTTTCATTTCGCCGAGCGCTGCAACTGATCTTATCGCCTGAACAGATGCTGCACGAACTGGGAGGTGCACGTCACGAAATAGCTACGTGTTTTGCTTCTTGGAGGCGAGATAGCTTATTTTTAGAAGAGAGCGAACGACAATCTGATTTATGTCTTTCTGAACGTGTACATCTTTTACTTCAACAGAGCAATTACCAAGGAGAAGCCGTTCGTTTACATACATTTACAGATCAAGATCATGTGGAAGATTGCGAATGGATCAAAGAGCAGTGTGCGATGTATGGCATAAATATTGAAAATCATTATTATACCGTGAGTGAGCTACTGCAACCTATCACTATTGAGCAAGCTGATTTCATTCATGATAGTGCCACGATTGGTGATGATACAGAGCTATCTTTACTAGAAGTTTTTTTGTCACATAACAGTTTTGTGTATTCCCATGTAAAGGATGAGGACCGACAAAAAATTAAGATCGCGATCACTCATCTACAGAGTCTTTCCTCAGGGGTAGATAGACGGAAAGCTATCACCAAAATAGAGCAAATGTTACAACAACAGATAGCTTATCTGCCCCTTTATCGTAATCGGATAGGGCTAGTGGTTGATCCACGGTTGCGTGGAATCAGAGTTAATCGTCAAGGACATGTGGATTATCGTACATTGTGGTACAAGGATATGAGTTAA